The genomic region AACGCAGAAGGGACACTAGGCCGTCTTGATCCAGACGGCCTTCACGTTGAGATATTCCTCGACGTGCTGCTTGCCGGATTCGCGGCCGTAGCCGCTCATCTTGTAGCCGCCGAACGGCACCGCCGGGTCCATCGCCTGGTAGCAGTTGACCCACACCGAGCCGGCACGCAAGCGTTTCGCCACCGCATGGGCCTTGCTGACATCGCGCGTCCACAGGCCGGAGCCGAGGCCGAAGGTGGTGTTGTTGGCGCGCTTGACCAGCTCGTCCATGTCTTTGAACGCGATCGCGGAGATGACGGGACCAAAAATCTCCTCCTGCGCGATGCGCATGTTGTCCTGGACGCCTGCGAACACCGTCGGCGAGACGAAGAAGCCCTTCGACAATGCGCCTTCGGTGACGCGTCCGCCGCCGGCGAGCGCTTTGGCGCCTTCCTTCTGGCCGATGTCGAGATATCCGGTGACCCGCTCCAATTGCTGCTCGGAGACCAGCGGTCCGATCTGCACGTTGGGATCGAGGCCGTTGCCGACCTGCAGCTTCTTGCCGAACTCGGCGACGCGGCCGACGAACTCGTCGTAGATCGACTGCTCGACGAACAGGCGCGTGCCGGCGCTGCAGATCTGCCCCGAATTGGCGAACACCGCCATCGCCGCGCCCGGCACGGCGGCGTCGAGATCGGCATCCGCGAACACGATGTCCGGCGACTTGCCGCCGAGCTCGAGCGAGACGCGCTTGAGGTTGCCGGCGGAGGCACGGATGATCGACTGGCCCGTGACATGCGAGCCGGTGAAGGCGACCTTGTCGACGTCGTGATGCGAGGCGAGCGCCGCGCCCGCGGTCTCGCCATAGCCGGGAACGACGTTGATGACGCCGGGCGGCACGCCCGCTTCCATTGCAAGCTCGGCGATGCGCAGCGAGGTCAGCGGCGCTTCTTCGGCGGGCTTGAGCACCACGGTGCAGCCGGTCGCGATCGCCGGGCCGATCTTCCAGATCGTCGCGGTCAGCGGACCGTTCCAGGGAATGATGGCGCCGACGACGCCGACCGGCTCCTTCAGCGTGTAGGAGAAGATCTCGCCGGGCAGCGAGTTCTCGATGGTCTCGCCGTGAATCGCGGTGGTCTGGCCGGCGTAATAGCGCAGCATGCCGACGGCGCGCAGGCGGTAGGCACGGGTGCGGCTCAGCGGCGCGCCCATGTCGAGCGTATCGAGCTGCGACAATTCGTCGAAATTCTTCTCGACGAGGTCGGCGAGCCTCAGAAGCAGGTTCTGCCGCTCGAACGGCTTGACCTTGCTCCACGGACCCTCGAAGGAGCGGCGGGCGGCCGCGACTGCACGATCGATGTCTTCCTTGTCGCCTTCGGCGACGGTTGCGAGCAGCTCGCCGGTGGCGGGATTGCGGGTCTCGAAGCGCCTGCCCGAGGCTGCATCGATCCACTTCCCGTCGATCAGCATCTGCTTGTAGGACCCGTTGGCGAACGGATGGCGCGCGATCGGAATAGCCTGCGACACAGCCATGGCTGCACTCCCTGTCAGGTGATTGGTTGGTTCGATCTGGGCGGGATCGTTCTGTCGAGGATACCGCCGTGCCTGATAGGCGTAAAGGCAGCGCGGAACGAAGACCTCCCATGTCGACTTGTGCAGGGTCGCCGTGCTGCCATGCTATAGCTCGGCCGAATGCCTTCCACGGAGACGATCCATGTCGCATCCCGCCATCGTCAAGGACAATGTTGCCGTGATCACGGGTGGCGCAGCCGGCATCGGATTTGCCGCCGCCGCGGCATTTGCGCGCGCTGGAATGAGGGTGTGTATCGCGGATGTCGATGAGACACGCTTGGCAGAAGCTGCAACAAAACTGTCATCCGTCACGTCTGCCGCGAACGTGATGACCTCGGCCATCGATGTCAGCAAGATCGAGAGCGTGACGGAACTCGAGCGCGCAGTCCAGGAGCGGTTCGGCGGCACCGACGTCCTCATGAACAATGCCGGTATTCAGCCCGGCAGCACGTTGTTCGAGGCGCCGGACAATTGGCAGCGCATCATCGCCGTCAACATGTGGGGCATCATCAACGGCTCGCGCATCTTCGCGCCGAACATGATCGCGCGCGGCAAAGGCGGCCTCATCATCAACACCGGTTCCAAGCAGGGCATCACCACGCCGCCGGGCGACCCCGCCTACAATGTCTCCAAGGCCGGCGTGAAGGCGTTCACCGAGGCGCTCCAACACGAGTTGCGCAACACGAAGGGCTGCCACATCACAGCCCATCTGTTGATCCCGGGCTTCGTCTTCACCGGCCTGACCGCAAAGGGCCGCACCGAGAAGCCGGCCGGCGCCTGGACGCCGGAGCAGACGGTCGATTTCATGCTGGCGCGGCTGGAGGCCGGCGACTTCTACATTCTCTGCCCGGACAATGACGTCCCGCGGGCGCTCGACGAGAAGCGCATGCTCTGGGCGGCCGGCGATATCGTCGAGAACCGCCCGCCATTGTCGCGCTGGCATCCGGATTACGCCGATGCATTCGCGAAGTTTGTGACGCGAAAGTAGGCCTGCACCGCTCTCTCGCTCGCCCCCGGAGAGGGAGGGGTCCCGCCCACCTAGCTTCCCCACCTTGACTCCCCCAAAATTCGTTATACAACATAACTATTCTGACAAGGACGCAAATGACACAGGGAAACGCCGAGACCGCGAACGCGGGCGCCTCCGGGCTCTTGAGGATCGAGCGGGCGGACCGGGTTCTGACCGTGGGTCTGAACCGGCCGGCCAAGCGCAATGCGCTCAATGACGGCATCATCTTGGAAATCGGCGAGTGTTTTACCAACCTGCCCGAGGATATCGGCGCGGTCGTCATCCACGGCATCGGCGACCATTTCTCCTCAGGCCTCGATCTTTCCGAGCTGACCGAGCACGACGCCACCGGCGGGCTCCTGCACTCCCAGATGTGGCACCGGGTGTTCGACCGCATCCAGTATAGCCGCGTGCCCGTGATCGCAGCGCTCAGGGGCGCCGTGATCGGCGGCGGGCTGGAGCTTGCCTGCGCGGCCCATATCCGCGTCGCCGAGCCCTCGACCTATTTCGCGCTGCCGGAGGGGCAGCGCGGCATTTTCGTCGGCGGCGGTGGCTCGGTGCGGCTGCCGCGGCTGATCGGCGTTGCCCGGATGATGGACATGATGCTGACGGGACGCGTCTACAGCGCGACCGAAGGCGCGTCCTACGGCTTCGCGCAATATCTGACGGAGGCCGGCAACGGGCTCGGCAAGGCGCTGGAGCTTGCGGCCAAGGTGGCGTCAAACGCCCCGCTGACGAATTTCGCCGTGCTCCAGGCGCTGCCGATGATCGCAGAAGCCAATCCGCAGACCGGCCTGTTGATGGAGTCTCTGATGGCCACCGTCGCGCAGAGCGACAAGGAGGCCAAGCGGCGGATCCGCGAATTCCTCGAGCACAAGACCGCGAAGGTGAAGCCCAAATCATGAGCGTAAAGTCATGAGCGCGCAGCCGTCCTCTTCCGGCTTGGAGCGCGGCGCGAGCGATTTCCCGCTCCGGCCCATCTCGTTCGGCGATCCCGTCGTCAACATCGAGCGGCGCGACGACGGCACGATTTATTTGCGGCCAAAGCAGCCGCTCGGCGACTATCCGGTCCGCATCACCGATCGCCTGCATCATTGGGCCGCGACGACGCCGGACCGCGTCTTCATGGCCGAGCGCGAAGGCGGTCGCGGCTGGCGCAAGATCACCTATGCCGAGCTGCTCACCGCGAGCCGGCACATCGCCTCCGCATTGATCCAGCGCGGCCTGTCGGCGGAGCGGCCGGTCGTCATCCTCTCGGGCAATTCGATCGACCACGCGCTCCTCGCCTTCGGCGCGTTCTACGCCGGCGTTCCGTTCTGCCCGGTGTCGCCGGCCTATTCGCTGGTGTCGAAGGATTACGGCAAGCTGTCCTATCTGATGAAGCTGCTGACGCCGGGCCTCGTCTTCGCCGATGACGCCGACAAGTTCGCCGATGCGCTCGCCGCCAACGTCTCGCTCGGCACCGAGATCGCGGCATCCTACGGCAACGTGCCGGGCCGCGACGTCACCCTGCTCGCCGATCTCATGGCGACGCCGATCCGTGGCGATCTCGACGACGTCCACGGCAGGATCGGCCCTGACACGATCGCAAAATTCCTGCTGACCTCGGGCTCGACCGGCAATCCCAAGGCCGTCATCAACACCCAGCGCATGATCTGCGCCAACCAGGTGATGCTGCGCGAGACGCTCGCTTTCCTGAAGGACGAGCCGCCGGTCATCATCGATTGGCTGCCGTGGAATCACACCTTCGGCGGCAATCACAATATCGGCCTGACGCTCTACAACGGCGGCTCGATGTATCTGGACGCCGGCAAGCCGGTGCCTGGCGGCATCGAGGAGACCGTGCGCAATCTCCGGGAAATTTCGCCGACGGTCTATTTCAACGTGCCCAAGGGCTACGAATCGCTGCTGCCCTATTTGCGCGACGACCAGGGCCTGCGCGCAAAGTTCTTCGACCGGCTGCATGCGATGTTCTTCTCCGGCGCGGCGCTGTCGCCGTTCATCTGGAACAGCCTCGACGAGCTCGCGGCGAAGGAGAAGGGCTATCGCGTGCCGATGCTGACCGGTCTCGGCGCGACCGAGACCGCGCCGTTCTTCATGTCGGTCAATCCGCGCACCAGCCGCTCCGGCCATGTCGGCCTGCCCGTCTCCGGCAACGACGCCAAGCTGGTGCCGAACAACGGCAAGCTGGAAG from Bradyrhizobium sp. CB1015 harbors:
- a CDS encoding crotonase/enoyl-CoA hydratase family protein gives rise to the protein MTQGNAETANAGASGLLRIERADRVLTVGLNRPAKRNALNDGIILEIGECFTNLPEDIGAVVIHGIGDHFSSGLDLSELTEHDATGGLLHSQMWHRVFDRIQYSRVPVIAALRGAVIGGGLELACAAHIRVAEPSTYFALPEGQRGIFVGGGGSVRLPRLIGVARMMDMMLTGRVYSATEGASYGFAQYLTEAGNGLGKALELAAKVASNAPLTNFAVLQALPMIAEANPQTGLLMESLMATVAQSDKEAKRRIREFLEHKTAKVKPKS
- a CDS encoding feruloyl-CoA synthase, with the translated sequence MSAQPSSSGLERGASDFPLRPISFGDPVVNIERRDDGTIYLRPKQPLGDYPVRITDRLHHWAATTPDRVFMAEREGGRGWRKITYAELLTASRHIASALIQRGLSAERPVVILSGNSIDHALLAFGAFYAGVPFCPVSPAYSLVSKDYGKLSYLMKLLTPGLVFADDADKFADALAANVSLGTEIAASYGNVPGRDVTLLADLMATPIRGDLDDVHGRIGPDTIAKFLLTSGSTGNPKAVINTQRMICANQVMLRETLAFLKDEPPVIIDWLPWNHTFGGNHNIGLTLYNGGSMYLDAGKPVPGGIEETVRNLREISPTVYFNVPKGYESLLPYLRDDQGLRAKFFDRLHAMFFSGAALSPFIWNSLDELAAKEKGYRVPMLTGLGATETAPFFMSVNPRTSRSGHVGLPVSGNDAKLVPNNGKLEVRAKGPNVMPGYWRQPDITAKSFDEEGFYKMGDALKPADPDDLNAGFDFDGRVSEDFKLASGTWVSVGPLRARFVAACAPLVRDVVIAGINRDEISALVVLDLDGCRLINPTLPPDDLVVATRDRLVREAFRERLTRFLSQATGSSTRITRAILMDTPLSIDKGEVTDKGSINQRAVLEHRGELIEELYAANPSNRVISVG
- a CDS encoding SDR family NAD(P)-dependent oxidoreductase, yielding MSHPAIVKDNVAVITGGAAGIGFAAAAAFARAGMRVCIADVDETRLAEAATKLSSVTSAANVMTSAIDVSKIESVTELERAVQERFGGTDVLMNNAGIQPGSTLFEAPDNWQRIIAVNMWGIINGSRIFAPNMIARGKGGLIINTGSKQGITTPPGDPAYNVSKAGVKAFTEALQHELRNTKGCHITAHLLIPGFVFTGLTAKGRTEKPAGAWTPEQTVDFMLARLEAGDFYILCPDNDVPRALDEKRMLWAAGDIVENRPPLSRWHPDYADAFAKFVTRK
- a CDS encoding aldehyde dehydrogenase family protein: MAVSQAIPIARHPFANGSYKQMLIDGKWIDAASGRRFETRNPATGELLATVAEGDKEDIDRAVAAARRSFEGPWSKVKPFERQNLLLRLADLVEKNFDELSQLDTLDMGAPLSRTRAYRLRAVGMLRYYAGQTTAIHGETIENSLPGEIFSYTLKEPVGVVGAIIPWNGPLTATIWKIGPAIATGCTVVLKPAEEAPLTSLRIAELAMEAGVPPGVINVVPGYGETAGAALASHHDVDKVAFTGSHVTGQSIIRASAGNLKRVSLELGGKSPDIVFADADLDAAVPGAAMAVFANSGQICSAGTRLFVEQSIYDEFVGRVAEFGKKLQVGNGLDPNVQIGPLVSEQQLERVTGYLDIGQKEGAKALAGGGRVTEGALSKGFFVSPTVFAGVQDNMRIAQEEIFGPVISAIAFKDMDELVKRANNTTFGLGSGLWTRDVSKAHAVAKRLRAGSVWVNCYQAMDPAVPFGGYKMSGYGRESGKQHVEEYLNVKAVWIKTA